The following proteins come from a genomic window of Gordonia westfalica:
- a CDS encoding acyl-ACP desaturase, protein MTTLIGPPELSDTGMTGSDLLRELLPVCETEVERHMRMTKDWHPHDYVPWDEGRNFAMLGGVDWDPAQSQLSETAKAAMITNLLTEDNLPSYHRVIADNFSLDDAWGWWVGRWTAEENRHSVVMRDYLVVTRGVDPVELEEVRMAHMTAGFNPLPEDDGQRDHSFDMLYAVAYVSFQELATRVSHRNTGKACGDPIADRMLQRVAADENLHMLFYRNIVAGALDLVPDQAMAAIYAIVSNFQMPGATMPNFRRNAVLIAKGGIYDLPQHMSEVVMPVLRKWRIFEREDFGPLGEHYRELLADFLEQMNVKVEKFEASRERALQRERARGRA, encoded by the coding sequence GTGACCACCCTCATCGGACCCCCCGAACTGAGCGACACCGGGATGACCGGATCGGACCTCCTCCGCGAACTGCTGCCGGTCTGCGAGACCGAGGTGGAGCGGCACATGCGGATGACGAAGGACTGGCATCCCCACGACTACGTGCCGTGGGACGAGGGGCGCAACTTCGCGATGCTGGGCGGCGTCGACTGGGACCCGGCGCAGTCGCAGCTGTCCGAGACCGCCAAGGCGGCGATGATCACCAACCTGCTGACCGAGGACAACCTGCCGTCGTATCACCGGGTCATCGCCGACAACTTCAGCCTCGACGACGCGTGGGGATGGTGGGTCGGCCGGTGGACGGCCGAGGAGAACCGGCATTCGGTGGTCATGCGGGACTACCTCGTGGTGACCCGCGGCGTCGACCCGGTGGAGCTCGAAGAGGTCCGGATGGCCCACATGACAGCGGGCTTCAATCCGCTGCCCGAGGACGACGGCCAGCGGGACCACAGCTTCGACATGCTCTACGCGGTCGCCTATGTCAGCTTCCAGGAACTCGCCACCCGCGTCTCGCACCGCAACACCGGCAAGGCGTGCGGTGACCCGATCGCCGATCGCATGCTGCAGCGCGTGGCGGCCGACGAGAACCTGCACATGCTCTTCTACCGCAACATCGTCGCCGGGGCTCTCGACCTGGTGCCGGACCAGGCGATGGCCGCGATCTACGCGATCGTGTCGAACTTCCAGATGCCCGGCGCCACCATGCCGAACTTCCGGCGCAACGCGGTGCTGATCGCGAAGGGTGGCATCTACGACCTGCCCCAGCACATGTCCGAGGTGGTCATGCCGGTGCTGCGCAAGTGGCGCATCTTCGAACGCGAGGACTTCGGCCCGCTCGGCGAGCACTACCGCGAGCTGCTCGCCGACTTCCTCGAGCAGATGAACGTCAAGGTCGAGAAGTTCGAGGCCTCGCGTGAGCGCGCGCTGCAGCGCGAAC